ATTATAAAAAAATAAAAGAGCTTTTTTTGTCAAAAAAAACTATAAATTTAAATGATAGTGAAGTAGAAAATCTTTTTGAAATTCTACTTCTAGGGCTTTAATAAATTTTATATCTCTTCATTCTCTACTAATTTATTTTTTAAATCCTCAATAGAAGTTTTTAAAATCTCCATATCAAATCCATAAATTTGTGCTTTTTTTAAAGCTTTATTAACATTTTCATCACTTAAAGGCTCAATTACACTTGCTGCTGTTCTAATAACATCTAAAATTTGAACTCCTTGTTTGAACCCTTCTTCTACATTTGCTATATCATCTACAAACTCTATTAGATTTATTAAATTATCACTTAACTTCCAATGTCTAAAAATTTGAGCAGTTACTTTTGATGTCGATGTTTGTAAAAACTGATACTCTGCATCTTTAACTGAACTAGCTTCAACTTTGGCAAAAAATTCATCTTGTTTTCCATCACTAACAATAATAGAAGCCAAAACAAATTTTCCTACTTCTTGCAAAAGTGAAGCTAAAATAATATCATCTTGATGTTCAATTTCAAAACTTGAAAGCCAAATATTTGCTAAAGAAGAAGCAATATTTGAACCTTTCATAAAATCATCACTTGTAATACCATAAGGTTTTAAACTAGCTTTTAATAAATTTTGAATACTTCCGCCAATTGCTATAGAAACTGTAAAATTAATTCCTAAAAGATTTAAAGCCCTACTAGGTGCTTCAACTTTTGTTCTAAATCCAAACATTGCAGAATTAGCAATTTTAAGTAAAGTTGAAACAATTAAAGCATCTTTTTCAATAATTCTTAAAAGCTCACCTAACTCTTTATCTGGTTTTTTTCTAAACTCTTCAATTTCAATAATAGTTTTCGGTAATGGTGGTAAAGATTCTATTTTTTGAACTATTTTATCATTCATAATTTTTCCCCAAATATATTATATTTTATACATTAAACCTAAAGTGCATTACATCACCATCTTGAACGATATAATCTTTACCTTCAAGTCTTAGTTTTCCAGCATCTTTACATTTTGTTTCGCCGCCAAACTTTATAAAATCTTCATATGATATTACTTCTGCTTTTATAAAACCTTTTTCAAAATCATTATGAATAACAGCTGCTGCTTGTGGTGCTTTTGTATTTTTTCTTATAGTCCAAGCTCTCACTTCAACTTTTCCAGCTGTAAAGTAACTTTGAAGCCCCAATTTATCAAATGCTTTTTGAATAATTTGCTCTAATCCAGACTCAGCAACTCCTAAATCATCTAAAAATGCTTTTGCTTCATCATCTTCAAGACCTACAAGTTCCTCTTCTATTTTTGCACAAAGAACTATAACATCAGAATTCACACCAGAAGCATACTCTTTTACCATCTCTACATATTTATTTGTTCCAGTAGATAGAGTATCTTCATCTACATTTACTCCATAAATTACATCTTTATTTGATAAAAATCTAAGCTCTTTATCCAAACTTATAAATGCTTCGTTATCTCTATTTTCAAAAGTTTTAACAGGTTGTAATTCACCAATATGAGCATATAACTCTTCAGCAATTACTAATTGAGTTGCTGCTTCTTTACTACCTTTTGCTTGTTTTTTTAATCTATCAATTTTCTTTTCAAGCTGAGTAATATCTGCATATATTAACTCTGTTTCAATTATTTCTATATCTCTTAAAGGATTAACATCCCCTTCAACATGAGTAATATTTCCATCTTCAAAACATCTTACCATGTGTAAAATAACTTCAACTTCCCTAATATTTGATAAAAACTGATTTCCTAATCCTTCACCTTTACTAGC
The Aliarcobacter faecis genome window above contains:
- the ychF gene encoding redox-regulated ATPase YchF; the protein is MGLGVGIVGLPNVGKSTTFNALTKAQNAEAQNYPFCTIEPNKAIVPVPDKRLDELAKIVNPDKIQHSTIDFVDIAGLVRGASKGEGLGNQFLSNIREVEVILHMVRCFEDGNITHVEGDVNPLRDIEIIETELIYADITQLEKKIDRLKKQAKGSKEAATQLVIAEELYAHIGELQPVKTFENRDNEAFISLDKELRFLSNKDVIYGVNVDEDTLSTGTNKYVEMVKEYASGVNSDVIVLCAKIEEELVGLEDDEAKAFLDDLGVAESGLEQIIQKAFDKLGLQSYFTAGKVEVRAWTIRKNTKAPQAAAVIHNDFEKGFIKAEVISYEDFIKFGGETKCKDAGKLRLEGKDYIVQDGDVMHFRFNV
- a CDS encoding HDOD domain-containing protein, with protein sequence MNDKIVQKIESLPPLPKTIIEIEEFRKKPDKELGELLRIIEKDALIVSTLLKIANSAMFGFRTKVEAPSRALNLLGINFTVSIAIGGSIQNLLKASLKPYGITSDDFMKGSNIASSLANIWLSSFEIEHQDDIILASLLQEVGKFVLASIIVSDGKQDEFFAKVEASSVKDAEYQFLQTSTSKVTAQIFRHWKLSDNLINLIEFVDDIANVEEGFKQGVQILDVIRTAASVIEPLSDENVNKALKKAQIYGFDMEILKTSIEDLKNKLVENEEI